Proteins found in one uncultured Desulfuromonas sp. genomic segment:
- a CDS encoding AraC family transcriptional regulator, protein MSLSEQINRVCTYIVQHLDEDLTLDQLSRVAAVSKFHLHRVFTAQTGMTLFKFIQLSRLRKASYQLAFKDMKIIDIALDAGYESPEAFARSFKKTFGRTPSQFRNQPQWLEWQLMQNQLIQPGEREMSVTIVDVKETKVAVLEHWGAPARVMESVERFIQWRKETGLSPIKTSQSFGVPFRDPNTAPPEEFRFDICGSIDADVPANDYGVKTGFIPAGRCAMLRHYGSRDTISDSVYSLYRQWLPDSGEELRDYPCYFRYVNLLPEVDECDLITEIYLPIK, encoded by the coding sequence ATGTCGCTTTCTGAACAGATCAATCGTGTCTGCACCTATATCGTTCAACATCTCGATGAGGATTTGACCCTCGACCAGTTGAGCCGGGTTGCCGCTGTCTCGAAATTCCATCTGCACCGTGTGTTTACGGCGCAGACCGGAATGACACTGTTCAAATTCATCCAGTTGTCCCGGTTGCGCAAGGCTTCGTACCAATTGGCTTTTAAGGACATGAAGATTATCGACATTGCCCTCGATGCCGGATATGAAAGCCCTGAAGCGTTTGCCCGATCCTTTAAAAAGACGTTTGGCCGCACCCCTTCTCAATTCAGGAATCAACCACAATGGCTGGAATGGCAGCTGATGCAGAATCAGCTGATCCAGCCGGGAGAACGGGAAATGAGCGTAACAATTGTGGACGTTAAGGAAACCAAAGTCGCCGTACTTGAGCACTGGGGCGCCCCGGCGCGGGTGATGGAAAGTGTCGAACGGTTTATCCAATGGCGTAAGGAGACCGGCCTGTCGCCGATAAAGACCAGCCAGTCGTTTGGCGTGCCGTTTCGCGATCCGAACACCGCACCGCCTGAAGAGTTTCGTTTTGATATCTGCGGCTCCATCGATGCGGATGTCCCGGCCAATGACTACGGGGTCAAAACGGGCTTCATCCCGGCAGGACGCTGTGCCATGCTGCGCCATTACGGCAGCCGCGATACCATTTCAGACAGTGTGTATTCCCTGTATCGGCAATGGTTGCCGGACAGTGGCGAGGAGTTGCGCGATTACCCCTGTTACTTTCGCTATGTGAATCTGCTGCCCGAGGTTGATGAGTGTGATCTGATCACGGAGATCTATCTGCCGATCAAGTAA
- a CDS encoding flagellin, with protein MANTINGPSLSSRNLVQTQQNLNKSMERISSGSRINSAQDDAAGLAISDRFNSQVRGINQAIRNANDGYSLAQTADGALGESSTLLQRMRELAVQSANGIYNDSDRASMNAEFSQLQSELDRIAGTTAFNGQKLLNGDLSESAMSFQVGADAGEQITVQIEGATQQDLGTAALNVLSQEGAQSSLAAIDDALSRVSGTRGELGAIQGRFESAIENLGDVAENMTAANSRVADADMAEEASAMTRNRILQQAGIAMQAQANQSAKTVLGLLQG; from the coding sequence ATGGCAAACACAATCAATGGACCATCACTCAGCAGTCGCAATCTTGTCCAGACTCAGCAGAACCTCAATAAATCGATGGAGCGCATCTCCAGCGGATCACGGATCAACAGTGCTCAGGATGATGCGGCGGGATTGGCCATCTCTGATCGTTTCAACTCTCAGGTGCGTGGCATCAACCAGGCGATCCGTAACGCCAACGACGGTTACTCGCTGGCCCAAACGGCTGACGGCGCACTGGGCGAAAGCTCAACACTGCTGCAGCGCATGCGCGAACTTGCCGTGCAGTCGGCTAACGGCATCTACAACGATAGCGACCGGGCGTCGATGAACGCCGAATTCTCTCAGCTTCAGTCCGAACTGGACCGCATTGCCGGGACCACCGCGTTCAATGGCCAGAAACTTCTCAATGGCGATCTGTCTGAATCTGCAATGAGCTTTCAGGTCGGGGCTGATGCCGGCGAACAGATCACCGTTCAGATCGAGGGTGCCACCCAGCAGGATCTGGGCACGGCAGCATTAAATGTCCTGAGCCAAGAAGGCGCCCAATCGTCGTTGGCTGCCATTGATGACGCATTGAGCCGGGTTTCCGGCACCCGCGGCGAACTTGGTGCTATCCAGGGGCGCTTCGAGTCGGCGATAGAAAATCTTGGTGATGTGGCGGAAAATATGACGGCGGCGAATTCTCGTGTTGCTGATGCCGACATGGCTGAAGAAGCCTCTGCCATGACCCGTAACCGGATTCTCCAACAAGCCGGTATCGCCATGCAGGCCCAGGCGAATCAATCAGCGAAAACGGTTCTCGGCCTGCTGCAGGGGTAA
- the putP gene encoding sodium/proline symporter PutP, with product MMLTAIEFSLYLMLMLTIGYLSMKKTKSNEDFIIGGRTLGPATSAISAGASDMSSWLLLGLPGAVFASGLVEGLWISLGLSLGAYANWYIVAPRLRAYTEKLNAVTLPTYLSNRFDDSSHTIKTISAVVILIFFTLYVASGLKGGTLLFAHSFGATEQMALTVTTLVVVSYTFLGGYLAVCWTDLIQGLLMLASLTFCALLAFFAVSGTGVDITAANPKAFDYQTTWLTGASLMAWGVGYFGQPHILARFIGIDKVASVSKARRIGMSWMILCLTLSVVIGLSGIAYNELVPLPGVSGPDGNKERIFLALVSALFHPVFSGVVLAAVLAAVMSTADSQLLVLSSTLTEDLPLFKHFSPGRKAWISRFGIVGFALLAYIITSTSSGTILGMVGYAWSGFGAAFGPVILLSLVWRGTTRYGALAGMVVGAVTIFVVKNYVQIEGEYLFELLPGFILAFLAVILVSLITPKPSQETLRKFDESQP from the coding sequence ATGATGCTGACCGCCATTGAATTTAGTCTGTACCTGATGCTCATGCTGACTATCGGCTATCTCTCCATGAAAAAGACGAAAAGCAACGAGGACTTTATTATCGGTGGCCGCACCTTGGGCCCGGCAACCTCGGCAATCAGCGCCGGTGCATCAGATATGAGCAGTTGGCTGTTGCTCGGGCTGCCGGGGGCTGTTTTTGCTTCGGGCCTGGTTGAGGGGCTGTGGATCTCTTTGGGGCTGTCTCTGGGTGCCTACGCTAACTGGTATATCGTGGCCCCACGGCTGCGTGCCTATACGGAAAAGCTCAATGCGGTCACCCTGCCGACCTACCTGTCCAACCGCTTTGATGATTCCTCGCATACGATCAAAACCATTTCGGCGGTAGTGATTCTGATCTTTTTCACCCTCTATGTCGCCTCGGGCCTTAAGGGCGGCACCCTGCTGTTTGCCCACAGTTTTGGCGCCACAGAACAGATGGCGCTGACGGTCACAACGCTGGTGGTGGTTTCCTACACGTTTCTCGGTGGTTACCTCGCCGTGTGCTGGACCGATTTGATCCAGGGTCTGCTGATGTTGGCGTCCTTGACATTCTGTGCCTTGCTGGCGTTTTTTGCCGTATCCGGCACGGGAGTCGATATTACGGCAGCCAACCCCAAGGCGTTTGATTATCAGACCACCTGGCTCACTGGCGCGTCTCTGATGGCCTGGGGAGTCGGTTATTTCGGCCAGCCCCACATTCTGGCGCGTTTTATCGGTATTGATAAGGTGGCCAGCGTGTCCAAGGCACGACGGATCGGCATGAGCTGGATGATTTTATGCCTGACTCTTTCCGTTGTGATCGGCCTGAGCGGCATTGCCTACAATGAGCTGGTTCCATTGCCCGGCGTCTCGGGACCGGACGGCAACAAGGAACGGATCTTCCTTGCTCTGGTCAGCGCTCTGTTTCATCCGGTATTCTCGGGTGTTGTCCTGGCGGCGGTTTTGGCAGCGGTCATGTCGACGGCCGACTCGCAACTGCTGGTCCTGTCGTCAACTCTGACCGAAGACCTGCCCCTGTTTAAACACTTCAGCCCCGGCCGCAAGGCGTGGATCAGCCGTTTCGGCATTGTCGGGTTTGCCCTGCTGGCGTACATCATCACCTCTACCAGCAGTGGCACGATTCTCGGCATGGTCGGCTATGCCTGGAGCGGTTTCGGCGCAGCCTTCGGCCCGGTCATCCTGTTGTCGCTGGTCTGGCGCGGCACCACGCGTTACGGTGCCCTTGCCGGTATGGTTGTCGGGGCGGTGACTATTTTTGTGGTGAAAAACTATGTGCAGATTGAGGGGGAATATCTCTTTGAATTGCTGCCGGGGTTTATTCTGGCGTTTCTCGCTGTGATTCTGGTCAGCTTGATCACGCCCAAGCCTTCGCAGGAGACCTTGCGCAAGTTTGATGAATCACAGCCATAA
- a CDS encoding glycosyltransferase family A protein codes for MTIQKAQQRYLQRQSCSGPWVIEGPITENYCGAVVIPALAEGETLWTTIRHLLVQKGGWPEDWLIVVVVNGREDSDPQQLAVNLRDLEQLRSGRFDPHPVAWVDATSTGRCLPRKRGGVGMARKLGCDLVLPHLGDAGLLVHLDADCRVEDTYLTCLQHYFADHSGGAVLPYCHPLPEGAPQRQAMIAYELYLRCHRQGLAWAGSPYAYHAIGSTMVTTAEAYVKAGGMNCRQAGEDFYFLQQVAKTSGVGVIEGTVVWPSSRTSRRTPFGTGQVIAAGAEHGLQKLYHPQTYAIVHGWLQSVMSHPRETAQQLVQRAMMIDAGLQSFLLEEGFAERWQQLCGTHDHTERRLRAFHEWFDGLKTLRCIHALGQVYPVAEAIEQVPRLFELWGWPVCSSIDEALIQLRRRDLSWLAQGHPAFLLGQEFKAKVAGIRPADDILLIDPSQG; via the coding sequence ATGACCATACAGAAAGCCCAACAACGATATCTGCAGCGTCAGTCCTGTTCGGGGCCTTGGGTGATAGAGGGTCCGATAACGGAGAATTATTGCGGAGCCGTGGTGATTCCGGCTCTGGCGGAAGGAGAGACGCTCTGGACGACGATTCGACATCTGCTGGTTCAAAAGGGTGGTTGGCCCGAGGACTGGCTGATTGTTGTGGTCGTCAATGGTCGTGAAGACAGTGACCCGCAACAACTGGCGGTTAATCTCAGGGATCTGGAACAGTTGCGTTCCGGTCGTTTTGACCCGCACCCCGTCGCCTGGGTGGATGCCACCAGCACGGGGCGCTGTTTGCCCCGCAAACGCGGTGGCGTCGGCATGGCGCGCAAACTGGGGTGCGACCTGGTTCTCCCTCATCTGGGCGATGCTGGTCTGCTGGTGCATCTTGATGCTGATTGTCGGGTCGAAGACACTTATCTGACGTGTCTGCAGCACTATTTTGCCGACCACAGCGGTGGCGCGGTACTCCCCTACTGCCATCCATTACCCGAGGGTGCGCCACAGCGTCAGGCAATGATCGCCTATGAACTCTACCTGCGCTGCCATCGCCAGGGATTGGCCTGGGCCGGATCCCCCTATGCCTATCACGCCATCGGCAGTACCATGGTCACCACTGCAGAGGCCTATGTCAAAGCCGGGGGGATGAACTGTCGGCAGGCCGGTGAAGATTTTTATTTTCTCCAGCAGGTGGCCAAGACCTCGGGCGTTGGCGTGATTGAAGGAACCGTGGTCTGGCCCTCTTCGCGAACTTCCCGGCGTACGCCGTTCGGCACCGGCCAGGTGATTGCCGCCGGTGCGGAGCATGGTTTGCAGAAGCTCTACCATCCGCAAACCTATGCCATTGTTCATGGCTGGCTGCAGAGTGTGATGAGCCATCCACGAGAAACCGCCCAGCAGTTGGTGCAACGGGCCATGATGATTGATGCAGGGTTGCAGAGCTTTTTGCTTGAGGAAGGCTTTGCCGAACGTTGGCAACAATTGTGCGGGACGCATGACCATACTGAACGGCGGCTGCGGGCGTTTCATGAATGGTTTGACGGCTTGAAGACGTTGCGGTGCATCCATGCCCTTGGTCAGGTGTATCCAGTTGCTGAGGCGATTGAGCAGGTGCCACGGCTTTTTGAGTTGTGGGGCTGGCCGGTTTGTTCCAGCATTGATGAGGCGTTGATCCAGTTACGGCGTCGTGATTTGTCGTGGCTGGCGCAGGGGCATCCGGCTTTTTTGTTGGGCCAGGAGTTCAAAGCGAAGGTCGCCGGCATTCGCCCGGCAGACGACATCCTTTTAATCGACCCTTCACAAGGGTGA